TGAATTCCGGATACATGCTCTCGAATTCATGGGTTTCCCCGGCAATGGCGGCTTTCAGGTTTTCCGCGGTGGTCCCTACATGGATCTGGATATCGATGGGTTCCATGGTTGCCCCCAGCTTTTCCAGAACCTTGTTGTGGTTGGCGGCGTGGACGGATTCCGCCTTGGAGGCGGCTTCAAACAATTTCTGAATAAGGGGCTGCCCTTCCTGGGCGGCTTTGGCGGCATAGGCCGCGTAAGTGGCGGAGGCGGTGCTTTCGCCCGTAATGGCAGCTTTCAGGTTTTCTATGGTTTTAGTCATCGGAATTGAATTTATAATAATTCTAAAAAGATGCAACTGAAAAAATCCTTCGTGGGAGGAAAAAATGCAAATCTTTCTGCGGCATCACGGGAAGCCGTTACACAATGATTCATTGACGCATGCATGGCGAGCCTGTACAACAGAAACGTTATGAAGAGCATTGTAACAATTAGTTCGGCATGTGCCCTGGCATTTGCAGGTATGGCTTTCGCCCAGGATGCCCCGGCTCCGGCGCCCGCGCCGGCCGCTGAAACCCCTGCCGCGCCCGCTGCGCCGGCTGCTGAAGTTTCCAAGGAAGCGAAGGAAGCCGCCGATCAGATGCTGGCGTTGATGAAGGAAATGTCCGCCACGCTCAGCACGGTGAAGGACAAGGCTACTGCAGACGCGGCTGCGGAAAAGATGGCGAAGATTAATGAAAAGGGAGAAGCCCTTTCCAAAAGCGCCCAGAAGGTCCAGGCTGAAATGGATGCCGCCATGCAGGCGCGCCAGGCCGAGCTTCTGCCCATTTTCATGGGCATGATGACCGACATGCAGCGTTTGCAGCAGGCCGACTTTTACGGAAGCCAGGCTCTGAAGGACGCCATGAAGCAGACCGGCGCCGCCGGTCCGGAAGAAGATGTGGAAGTGGAGGAAGAGGTGGAAGTGGAAGCAGTTCCGGCCCCCGCTCCCGCTCAGAAGGAAGCG
This region of Akkermansia muciniphila genomic DNA includes:
- a CDS encoding rubrerythrin family protein: MTKTIENLKAAITGESTASATYAAYAAKAAQEGQPLIQKLFEAASKAESVHAANHNKVLEKLGATMEPIDIQIHVGTTAENLKAAIAGETHEFESMYPEFIAVAEEEGQKAAVRSFTWATEAEKEHADFYSVALKALESGDTSSLPRQYWICLVCGDTFRSLEGVDACPLCGAKAEKFLVIG